The stretch of DNA cagtgggcaatcgagttgtccgagttcgacctccaatacgaggcgcggacagccatcaaatcacaatacctagccgacttcattgcagaattcacgGACACCACagaaatccccatagagtggaacatatacgtggacggttccttGAATAAAACTAGAagcggtgcaggtgtgataatcgaaagcaaccaaggaacccaccTTGAGCTTTCCCTGAAATTCAGATTttcggcctcaaacaaccaagcgAAATATGAAGCGTTATTAACTGGTTTGAAGCTGGTCAGAgaagttggagctcagaaacttaacatctacagtgactcacaagtcattACCTCgcaaataacaggaagctaccaagccaaagatcctaccatgaaaaaatatttggataaaaccaaagaacagctcggacaactcagggaatataggatctgccacataccccgagagcaaaatgcccgagctgacgcactctcaaaactagccagcaccaaaccagggggcaacaatagaagcctcatccaagaaatactacagaacccatcaatatcggaagaagaaaaaatcctagccataacaggtcgggatcaaggatggatgactcccataattaattacctcaaaacagaagcgctcCCCACAGacgaaaaggaggcaaagaggttaaaaagggaggcacagtactacactatcgtaaacaacaccctatacaaaagagaaatcttgacaccattgttaaaatgcgtaccgacttccaatacaaaggaagtctttGAGGAAGTTCACaacggcatttgtggcaatcatctcggagcgcaagctctcaccaaaaaggtactccgagcgggattctattggccaactctacaaaagaaAGCTACCAAATTTGTAAAggcatgtccaccatgtcagaagcatgccaactttcacatcgccccgccggaaaagctcatcagcgtaacctcaccctggccatttgcaaagtggggactcgatcttctcggaccctttccccaaggatcgggacaagtcaaattcctcatagtaggggtagattacttcacaaaatggatcgaggcagaacccctagccaatgccactgctcaaagaagtcggaaattcctatataggaacattattaccAGGTTCGGgattccatactccatcaccacagataatggcacccaattcacagatgcaggcttcagaaaattagtggccgacttgaacataaaacaccagttcacctctgtcgaacatccccaagctaatggacaagccgaagcagccaacaaagtcatattggctgggCTGAAACGGAGACTACAAGAAGTAAAGGTAGCTTGGGCcaaggaacttccacaagtcctatgggcgtatcgaacaactCCACATTCCACTACGAATGAATCCCATTTCGATtagcatacggagtggaggcaatgattccaatagaagttgAGGAAGGTCTCCCCGaatagtccactacaatgaacaaaccaactctcaacttcaaagagaagagctcgacctacttccggaaatccaagagagagctcggatcagagaagaagcactaaaacggtgaatggcttccagatacaatcaaaaggtagtgccaagaggtttcgCTGAGAATGATcccatcttaatccgaaatgatattggaacaactcgacccggagaaggaaaactggcagccaactggaaaggaccctaccgagtcacaaaggtacttgggaagggctactatagactgtccgaactcgagggacgagaactccccagatcatggcacgcctgtaacctaagaaggtactatagttagataaaggtctcatcacaagatgcactcttttttctgaaaaggatttttaatgaggcgtcaagattgagatttaatccgacttaagggtatgaaaaactcccgcctgtatatatttgcactttctttaaataaaatacatttaagatattctacaagttctcaagacgcattaatctgaagcattcatcgtctgattataaagcaacggatcgaacagaaagtgaagaacagattcactgtaCGATCTTGATAGGAATAatcgaccgacaaaggtgaaaacgcgattcacctaaaggtcgattaaaccaggacagaaaccacaatctacaaatcggcaaaagaTGAACACAAAATAATGTAAGATGtaatcgaaagtgatcccaaaaagaacctgacgaggtcttatggattgctatataataacttaaaaaagactggccgacattAAAAAGTCGGACCAAAGGGATCCAACTACAAACAATAAGTACGAAAACAATCTAAAGAGGCCAAGCAGC from Arachis duranensis cultivar V14167 chromosome 4, aradu.V14167.gnm2.J7QH, whole genome shotgun sequence encodes:
- the LOC107484803 gene encoding uncharacterized protein LOC107484803, encoding MNKVFSNHIGKIMEVYVDDMLIKTQSEETLLTDLVQVFDTIRKHDMRLNPAKCTFAVEAGKFLGFMLTQRGIEANPNKCQAILNMKSPTCVKEVQQLNGRLTALSIFLAGSAIRSLPFYATLRKGKNFEWITECEQAFRDFKEFLGQPPILSRPREGEPLILYLAVGSQAIASALIREDEGGQQPVYFISKALQRSEMNYQKIEKFAYALILASRRLRPYFQAHTIKVRTNQPIKEILQKTDLAGRILQWAIELSEFDLQYEARTAIKSQYLADFIAEFTDTTEIPIEWNIYVDGSLNKTRSGAGVIIESNQGTHLELSLKFRFSASNNQAKYEALLTGLKLVREVGAQKLNIYSDSQVITSQITGSYQAKDPTMKKYLDKTKEQLGQLREYRICHIPREQNARADALSKLASTKPGGNNRSLIQEILQNPSISEEEKILAITGRDQGWMTPIINYLKTEALPTDEKEAKRLKREAQYYTIVNNTLYKREILTPLLKCVPTSNTKEVFEEVHNGICGNHLGAQALTKKVLRAGFYWPTLQKKATKFVKACPPCQKHANFHIAPPEKLISVTSPWPFAKWGLDLLGPFPQGSGQVKFLIVGVDYFTKWIEAEPLANATAQRSRKFLYRNIITRFGIPYSITTDNGTQFTDAGFRKLVADLNIKHQFTSVEHPQANGQAEAANKVILAGLKRRLQEVKVAWAKELPQVLWAYRTTPHSTTNESHFD